The Cervus elaphus chromosome 21, mCerEla1.1, whole genome shotgun sequence genome window below encodes:
- the NAPRT gene encoding nicotinate phosphoribosyltransferase encodes MAAEQDPEGRAAARPLLTDLYQATMALGYWRAGRAQDQAEFELFFRQCPFGGAFALAAGLRDCVRFLRAFRLRDADVQFLASALPSDTDPAFFEHLRALDCSGVTVRALPEGSLAFPGVPLLQVSGPLLVVQLLETPLLCLVSYASLIATNAARLRLIAGPDKRLLEMGLRRAQGPDGGLTASTYSYLGGFDASSNVLAGQLRGVPVAGTLAHSFVTSFSGSEVPPDSMLAPAAGQGSQVDLAASVEMWLERVCGHLGLGVQEPHRGERAAFVAYALAFPRAFQGLLDTYSVRRSGLPNFLAVALALQELGYQAVGVRLDSGDLLQQAREIRGVFRTAAAQFGVPWLQSVPIAVSNNIDEEELARLAQKGSEVNVIGIGTSVVTCPRQPSLGCVYKLVSVGGQPRMKLTEDPKKQTLPGSKAAFRLLGSDGSLLLDVLQLAEEPPPQAGQELRVWPQGARESRTVRPAHVEPLLRLWVKQGQLCEPLPSLAESRAFAQQSLHRLSPAHRRLEQPALYEVALSEKLQALVDRLSARGAL; translated from the exons ATGGCGGCGGAGCAGGACCCTGAGGGGCGCGCGGCGGCGCGGCCGCTGCTCACCGACCTGTACCAGGCCACCATGGCGCTGGGCTATTGGCGCGCCGGCCGCGCGCAGGACCAGGCCGAGTTCGAGCTCTTCTTCCGCCAGTGCCCGTTCGGCGGAGCCTTCGCCTTGGCCGCGGGGCTGCGCGACTGCGTGCGTTTCCTGCGCGCCTTCCGCCTGCGGGACGCAG ACGTGCAGTTCCTCGCTTCGGCGTTGCCCTCAGACACAGACCCCGCATTCTTTGAGCACCTTCGTGCCCTCGACTGCTCTGGGGTGACGGTGCGGGCCCTGCCCGAGGGCTCCCTCGCCTTCCCCGGC GTGCCGCTACTGCAGGTGTCCGGGCCGCTGCTGGTGGTGCAGCTGCTGGAGACGCCGCTCCTCTGCCTGGTCAGCTACGCCAG CCTCATCGCCACAAATGCCGCGCGCCTTCGCCTGATCGCAGGGCCTGACAAGCGGCTGCTGGAGATGGGGCTTCGGCGTGCTCAGGGCCCCGACGGGGGTCTTACTGCCTCTACCTACAGCTACCTGGGCG GCTTTGATGCCAGCAGCAACGTGCTCGCAGGACAGCTGCGGGGCGTGCCGGTGGCCGGGACCCTGGCACACTCCTTCGTCACTTCCTTTTCAGGCAGCGAGGTGCCCCCTGACTCG ATGTTGGCTCCGGCGGCTGGTCAGGGCTCCCAGGTGGATCTGGCTGCCAGTGTGGAGATGTGGCTGGAGCGTGTGTGTGGCCACCTGGGGCTGGGTGTGCAAGAGCCTCACCGGGGGGAGCGGGCAGCCTTTGTGGCCTACGCCCTGGCTTTTCCCCGGGCCTTCCAGGGCCTGCTGGACACCTACAGTGTGCGGAG GAGCGGGCTCCCCAACTTCCTGGCTGTAGCCCTGGCCCTGCAGGAGCTGGGCTACCAGGCAGTGGGTGTGAGGCTGGACAGTGGCGACCTACTTCAGCAGGCTCGGGAGATCCGCGGGGTCTTCCGGACAGCTGCGGCCCA GTTTGGGGTGCCCTGGCTGCAGTCGGTCCCCATTGCTGTCAGCAACAACATTGATGAGGAGGAGCTGGCCCGGCTGGCCCAgaag GGCAGTGAGGTGAATGTCATTGGCATCGGCACTAGCGTGGTCACCTGCCCTCGCCAGCCTTCCCTGGGCTGTGTCTACAAG CTGGTGTCTGTGGGAGGCCAGCCACGGATGAAGCTGACTGAGGACCCCAAGAAGCAGACATTGCCTGGGAGCAAGGCTGCCTTccggctcctgggctctgatg ggtctcTGCTGTTAGACGTGCTGCAGTTGGCAGAGGAGCCACCTCCCCAGGCTGGCCAGGAGCTGCGAGTCTGGCCTCAAGGGGCCCGGGAGTCCCGTACTGTGAGGCCAGCCCACGTGGAGCCGCTGCTGCGACTCTGGGTCAAGCAGGGACAG CTGTGtgagccactgccttctctggctGAATCCAGAGCCTTCGCCCAGCAGTCCCTGCACCGTCTGAGCCCTGCCCACAGGCGGCTGGAGCAGCCGGCACTGTACGAG GTCGCACTGTCTGAGAAGCTCCAGGCCCTGGTGGACAGACTGAGTGCCAGAGGAGCCCTCTGA